In Terriglobales bacterium, the genomic window GTGCGGTCGTCGGCCTGCACTTCCAGCGTGAACTTGCCCTTCTTGACGTCCACCTTCTTCAGCCGCAGGGCGACGGTGGAGATGGGGGTGGGTTTCTGGCCCTTGAGCAGCGTGAACTCGAAATAGTTGCGGTCGCCGCGGCGCTTGAGTTCGTCCAGGTCGCTGCGGGTCTTGGCGATCAGCCCGCTCTGCACGTTCAGGTCGCCGATCACGCTCTGCAGCTTGGCCTGGGTCTCGGCCAGTTGCTGCTTGGTGGAGGCCACGTCGGTCTTGACCCCGCCCACGTCGGTCTTGACGGCAGCCACGTCGGTCGACACTGCGCCGATCTGCTGCTTCTGCTGCTCGGCCAGACGGGACTCGGCCGCTTTCTGCTGCGCCTGCAACTGCGCCGAGCGCGTGGCCAGGTCCTTCTGGGTCATGCCCACTTTGTCGGCCAGGGCGCTGGTGGAGGCCTGCATCTCGCTCCTCAATCCCGCCAGCTTCTTCTGGGTCTCCTGCGCCTGCGCTTTCTGCTGCTCCTCCAGCTTGCCGATGCGGCTGTGGCTGTCGAAGAGGAAGTAAGAGGAGACCACGATGTAGACGCCGGCCAGCACCAGCAGGGCCGTCTTCAGGCCGCCGCTCATAGAGCGGCCGCCGCCTTGGTTCTGCACTTCGTCGGACATGATCCTCGCCTCATACGCCCGCGACCAAGCGCCGGCTTCCGCGCCATGGCGTCAGGGCTGGAAATTGTAGGGATAGCTCATTGTTGAGCAGAACGCGCGGGCTGTCAAATCCGCGCGGCGCTCACTTCCCTGCGTAGTGAGAAGCGCGGGAGCCGTTGGGGGTTGCCAGCGCCATCCAGGGAACGTGCGCCTTGCGCGGCGTGCTGGGCCACGGGATCTGCAGCCCGTTGAAGAAGGCGCGCTTGCCGGGCAGCGAAGCGGCCAGTTCCACCAGCTTGCCGAACTCCTCCGCCTCCGAGGTATCGTAGGTGACGCGCAGGAAGCGATGGCCATTCTCCTCCTCCCACTCCGAGTAGGAGGCTTGGCGGCGCGCCAGATGGCGTACCCGCGCAAAGGCGGGCGAGTGGTCGAAATCGATCAGCACGGTCAGGCCGTCGTACCCCAGCATGAGCCCGCAACGGTCGCACCGTGTGAAGGCCGGAACCGACAACGCACAACGCGGACATTGCGCCATACGTTTCTCCCCTGTTGTCTTGAATTTAAGCATTCTCTGGACGCGCTCGCAAGATGTAAATGCAGTGTGAATCCCGCCCGCCAACAGCAGGACAGAGCTTTATGACCTTCATCCCCGAACTCGGCGCGAGCTTGAGCGCGCGCCGCCGCGTGGCCCTTCTTCTAGAATGGAGCGCGTGAAGAACTGGGACGCGATCGTCGTCGGCGGCGGGCTGATCGGCATCTCGCTGGCGCGCGAGCTGCGCAAGCGCGAGATGCGCGTGCTGGTGGTGGAGCGCGGCGAGCCCGGGCACGAAGCCTCACGCGCCGCCGCCGGCATGCTGGCGGCCGCCGATCCGCACACCCCTGCCGCGCTGCGGACGCTGGCGGAGCACAGCGCGCGACTCTATCCCGAGTTCGTGCGCGAGGTCGAGGACGAGTCGGGCCAGCGCGTGGACTTCCGCCGGGATGGAACGATCCTGCTTTCTTCTGCGGACATCGCGCCGCCAGGAGCGCCGCTCGGTGAAGAGCGATGGCGGAAGCTCGAGCCGGGCTTGGCGTTGCCGCCGGAGGCCCGCGCTTGCTTCCTCCAGGAAGACAGCGTTGATCCCAAGGCGCTGATAGGAGCTTCGCTCAAGGCGGCGCGGCACCGCGGCGTGGAGATCGCCTCGGGCGCTGCGGTGACTGAGGTCGTCGTGGAGGGCGGCCGCACGGCAAGAGTCAAGACCGCGCGCACTCACTTCGCGGCGTCGCTGGTGATCAACTGCGCCGGCGCCTGGGCCGGCCAGGTGCTGCCTCTGGGCCTGCCGACCCGTCCCGTCAAGGGACAGATCCTGGAGATGGCTGCGCCGCACGGCGTCCTGCGGCATGTCGTCCGCCAGGAAGGAGTGGTGTACCTCGTACCGCGCAGCGATGGGCGCATCCTGCTGGGCTCGACCCTGGAAGACGCCGGCTTCGACAAGCGCACCGACGCCGACACCCTGCACCGCCTGCAGCATGCCGCGACCAGTCTTCTGCCCGCGCTGGGCGGTGCGCGCATCCTCGATGCCTGGGCCGGGTTGCGCCCCGGCACGCCCGACGATCTTCCCGTGCTCGGCGCCTCGCCCGTCCCCGGCTACTTCTTCGCCACCGGCCACTTCATGAACGGCATCCTGCTGGCGCCGGCGACGGCACGCGTCATGGCCCAGCTCCTCAGCGGTGCCTCGCCCGAGGTAGACTTGGGACCCTTCTCGTTCGCGAGGTTTTCTCTATGACCAGGGAGCGCGAGCCC contains:
- a CDS encoding FAD-dependent oxidoreductase; the encoded protein is MKNWDAIVVGGGLIGISLARELRKREMRVLVVERGEPGHEASRAAAGMLAAADPHTPAALRTLAEHSARLYPEFVREVEDESGQRVDFRRDGTILLSSADIAPPGAPLGEERWRKLEPGLALPPEARACFLQEDSVDPKALIGASLKAARHRGVEIASGAAVTEVVVEGGRTARVKTARTHFAASLVINCAGAWAGQVLPLGLPTRPVKGQILEMAAPHGVLRHVVRQEGVVYLVPRSDGRILLGSTLEDAGFDKRTDADTLHRLQHAATSLLPALGGARILDAWAGLRPGTPDDLPVLGASPVPGYFFATGHFMNGILLAPATARVMAQLLSGASPEVDLGPFSFARFSL